The following are encoded in a window of Vespula pensylvanica isolate Volc-1 chromosome 2, ASM1446617v1, whole genome shotgun sequence genomic DNA:
- the LOC122637828 gene encoding capping protein inhibiting regulator of actin dynamics-like isoform X10 has product MGGGVRMNREIPSSTLATLRGILVSSLSRENLGPNDLSTIHENVRLRPPRKVHFREAGAASEEINQRTSSAHNRHSLTKDVKRRRSLYDEDSLDDDRPDENEARDSTGSAKDVDRARLVRERQNEERQRKLEELRQQALAAQRFREQREEERRRRIDELRSRDNDRRNQVEERKRLICEAERERREAILRKNQEREARIEAKKKNERSHIVFAFGSSTPRMLEPADTGGSTFWGTRRATSTTNVMMFSAAQPLTRRSSERELDGSKKRATSAGGLDRKPGEDMRMSSSMYEVFNWNSSPDPPLTPGKHKRASLSLPPTTDIFAIDDKSDNDTRRPMIQRAVSGEDSDGTPGTPSSVYLRVNRRRTDLMPTIPSPRDGPPTSGRSSSAKAFARSPGRTYSMSRLDQLSQPRKRPTELSTLTEQQSQPLSGSSMSRSMSHLAAASGSKSLKRSDNSRSMGTLPGAVPMPRPTRAERLRRKARELHNQQQQGIRSGEVTPNSPSRPHSSMSQQSASSVGSSNVNLRPRTAAPRRPRPASIAGTGVSVTERHNLSGDAKLTKDSKPPLPKVHSTPKKPSTPKASEIKKPTEKLVKNAKASPRITPKATPLQSPGVEHSPLIREATEIIGHENDIKNGKSEERNEEKKDHGSEKAQDVVETELVDNEDKNEIKNEIKNEVKNEGPIVEQPVPVAAIKQAKDDSNFMQETLSSQESTLKKDDNNKVEKIEKKLTMEQEGESEVDNEEQIDMSASMIAKIRITTEEEAKAALAERRRLAREQAEREAELERLRLEEEARLEAEKLRAEEEEQRRLEEETLRLANEARQAEEQRLKLAIEEAKRREEEDRRRREEEARQKQEKEEAEKKAREEVERQRIEMAERLKKEEEERLARRKRVEAIMLRTRGKNQSNTPTKGEGGDGDKLKEDSPSDENKSAPGSKNEDVMTASLISEATQQFLSSEQRAHHVENVTAPAIVHNGTHSNGINENKIVLDNNQGNVEGGLNGHHTNHGNDINSQSITLDNATVKQNNVTNNLLDLSEFDTLSNNSSGPTLELTLNMAKEDTLNSNLNPTAVPFTPMANTFTSAGANANINPFQDAYVNNKQQESNQMSDLLS; this is encoded by the exons ctGGAGCCGCTTCTGAGGAAATTAACCAAAGGACCAGTTCTGCACACAATCGCCACTCTCTCACGAAGG ATGTGAAGCGCCGCCGAAGTCTCTACGATGAGGACTCCCTCGACGACGATCGTCCTGACGAGAACGAAG CACGAGACTCGACGGGAAGTGCGAAAGATGTTGACAGGGCGAGGCTCGTCCGTGAAAGGCAGAACGAAGAACGACAACGGAAGCTGGAAGAGCTGAGACAACAGGCACTCGCCGCCCAACGTTTTCGGGAACAGCGAGAGGAGGAACGTCGAAGACGCATCGACGAGCTGAGGTCGCGAGATAATGACAG ACGGAACCAGgtagaagaaaggaaacgattGATATGCGAGGCAGAGCGAGAAAGGCGGGAGGCTATCCTCCGAAAGAATCAGGAGAGGGAGGCACGCATCGaggcaaaaaagaagaatgagagatCGCACATCGTTTTTGCGTTCGGCAGTTCGACACCACGAATGTTGGAGCCAGCTGATACCGGTGGTTCGACCTTCTGGGGTACACGCAGAGCCACTTCGACGACCAACGTCATGATGTTTTCAGCGGCTCAGCCTTTGACCAGGAGATCCTCCGAAAGAGAACTCGATGGCAGCAAGAAAAGAGCTACTTCCGCCGGTGGACTCGACAGAAAGCCCGGCGAAG ATATGAGAATGTCCTCGTCCATGTACGAGGTGTTCAATTGGAATTCTAGCCCCGATCCTCCCTTAACCCCTGGCAAACATAAGAGAGCCAGCCTCTCTCTGCCTCCTACTACAGACATCTTTGCCATCGATGATAAGTCTGATAACGATACTAGGCGTCCAATGATTCAGCGGGCTGTCAGTG GTGAGGATAGCGACGGAACACCAGGAACACCCAGTTCGGTCTATCTTCGAGTGAATAGGAGACGTACAGACCTGATGCCGACGATACCATCACCCCGTGATGGACCACCGACGTCCGGACGTAGCTCCTCGGCCAAGGCCTTCGCACGTTCCCCAGGTAGGACTTACTCGATGTCGAGACTGGACCAGCTATCTCAGCCTAGGAAACGTCCGACAGAGCTTAGTACATTGACGGAACAGCAAAGTCAGCCTCTCAGTGGTTCTAGCATGAGTCGCAGCATGTCGCACTTGGCTGCTGCCTCAGGAAGCAAGAGCCTTAAGCGCTCGGATAATTCTCGTAGCATGGGTACATTGCCGGGTGCAGTTCCGATGCCGAGACCTACCAGGGCTGAAAGATTGCGTCGAAAGGCTCGTGAGCTTCACAATCAACAGCAGCAAG GTATCCGCAGCGGGGAGGTGACACCGAACAGCCCATCACGACCGCACAGCTCCATGAGCCAGCAAAGTGCCAGCAGCGTGGGTAGCAGTAACGTCAATCTGCGTCCTCGTACGGCTGCTCCGCGTCGACCGCGACCTGCTTCTATCGCCGGTACCGGCGTTTCGGTCACAGAGCGACACA ATCTCTCAGGTGACGCAAAATTAACAAAGGATTCAAAGCCACCACTGCCAAAGGTCCATAGTACTCCAAAGAAACCTTCTACGCCTAAAGCAAGCGAGATAAAGAAACCGACGGAAAAATTAGTAAAGAATGCAAAGGCATCGCCACGGATAACACCAAAGGCGACGCCTTTGCAGAGTCCAGGTGTCGAGCATTCGCCGCTCATTCGCGAAGCCACTGAAATAATTGGACATGAAAATGACATTAAAAATGGTAAATCGGAAGAAAGgaacgaggaaaagaaggatcATGGTTCAGAGAAAGCACAg GACGTAGTAGAGACAGAATTAGTTGATAACGAAGACAAAAACGagattaaaaacgaaattaaaaatgaagttaAGAATGAAGGTCCGATAGTCGAACAACCGGTACCAGTAGCCGCTATCAAACAAGCCAAGGATGATAGCAATTTCATGCAAGAAACGTTGTCCTCTCAAGAATCCACGttgaaaaaagatgataataataaagtagagaagatagaaaagaaattgacgaTGGAACAGGAAGGTGAAAGCGAAGTCGATAACGAGGAACAGATCGACATGTCTG CTTCGATGATCGCAAAAATTAGAATCACGACGGAAGAGGAAGCCAAAGCTGCCTTGGCGGAACGCAGAAGATTAGCTCGAGAACAAGCGGAAAGGGAAGCGGAGCTTGAGCGTTTACGATTG GAAGAGGAAGCTCGTTTGGAAGCTGAAAAATTACGTGCCGAAGAGGAGGAGCAACGACGCTTGGAAGAGGAAACTTTACGTCTGGCGAACGAAGCACGACAGGCTGAAGaacaaagattaaaattaGCGATCGAAGAAGCAAAACGTCGGGAGGAGGAAGATCGAAGAAGACGAGAGGAAGAGGCTCGTCAGAagcaagagaaggaagaggctgagaagaaagcgagagaagaagtagaaag ACAACGAATAGAAATGGCCGAACgtttgaaaaaggaagaggaagagagacttGCTCGACGTAAACGCGTCGAGGCGATTATGCTTCGAACACGTGGAAAAAATCAGTCCAATACACCGACGAAG GGGGAGGGCGGAGACggtgataaattaaaagaagacaGTCCTagcgatgaaaataaatcagcTCCCGGTAGTAAAAACGAAGACGTTATGACAGCGAGTTTAATATCTGAAGCTACTCAGCAATTTTTAAGCAGCGAGCAGCGAGCTCATCACGTAGAAAACGTTACCGCGCCAGCTATCGTGCATAATGGCACGCACAGTAACGgcattaatgaaaataaaatagtattgGATAATAATCAGGGTAACGTCGAGGGAGGATTAAATGGTCATCACACGAATCACGGGAACGATATCAACAGTCAATCGATCACACTGGATAATGCCACCGT CAAACAAAACAACGTGACCAACAACCTGTTAGACCTGTCAGAATTCGATACTCTGAGTAATAACAGTAGTGGTCCAACGCTTGAATTGACGCTCAACATGGCCAAGGAAGACACGCTCAACTCGAACTTGAATCCAACAGCCGTACCATTTACACCAATGGCAAATACCTTTACGTCTGCTGGTGCTAATGCCAACATCAATCCTTTCCAAGATGCTTACGTGAATAATAAACAACAAGAGAGCAATCAAATGTCAG ATCTTTTGTCCTaa
- the LOC122637828 gene encoding MAP7 domain-containing protein 2-like isoform X15 — protein MAIAMFAEHGKLNLAGAASEEINQRTSSAHNRHSLTKEETMHWFAQIGGDSGTHNFPDNHRNDVKRRRSLYDEDSLDDDRPDENEARDSTGSAKDVDRARLVRERQNEERQRKLEELRQQALAAQRFREQREEERRRRIDELRSRDNDRRNQVEERKRLICEAERERREAILRKNQEREARIEAKKKNERSHIVFAFGSSTPRMLEPADTGGSTFWGTRRATSTTNVMMFSAAQPLTRRSSERELDGSKKRATSAGGLDRKPGEDMRMSSSMYEVFNWNSSPDPPLTPGKHKRASLSLPPTTDIFAIDDKSDNDTRRPMIQRAVSGEDSDGTPGTPSSVYLRVNRRRTDLMPTIPSPRDGPPTSGRSSSAKAFARSPGRTYSMSRLDQLSQPRKRPTELSTLTEQQSQPLSGSSMSRSMSHLAAASGSKSLKRSDNSRSMGTLPGAVPMPRPTRAERLRRKARELHNQQQQGIRSGEVTPNSPSRPHSSMSQQSASSVGSSNVNLRPRTAAPRRPRPASIAGTGVSVTERHNLSGDAKLTKDSKPPLPKVHSTPKKPSTPKASEIKKPTEKLVKNAKASPRITPKATPLQSPGVEHSPLIREATEIIGHENDIKNGKSEERNEEKKDHGSEKAQDVVETELVDNEDKNEIKNEIKNEVKNEGPIVEQPVPVAAIKQAKDDSNFMQETLSSQESTLKKDDNNKVEKIEKKLTMEQEGESEVDNEEQIDMSASMIAKIRITTEEEAKAALAERRRLAREQAEREAELERLRLEEEARLEAEKLRAEEEEQRRLEEETLRLANEARQAEEQRLKLAIEEAKRREEEDRRRREEEARQKQEKEEAEKKAREEVERQRIEMAERLKKEEEERLARRKRVEAIMLRTRGKNQSNTPTKGEGGDGDKLKEDSPSDENKSAPGSKNEDVMTASLISEATQQFLSSEQRAHHVENVTAPAIVHNGTHSNGINENKIVLDNNQGNVEGGLNGHHTNHGNDINSQSITLDNATVKQNNVTNNLLDLSEFDTLSNNSSGPTLELTLNMAKEDTLNSNLNPTAVPFTPMANTFTSAGANANINPFQDAYVNNKQQESNQMSDLLS, from the exons ctGGAGCCGCTTCTGAGGAAATTAACCAAAGGACCAGTTCTGCACACAATCGCCACTCTCTCACGAAGG AAGAAACAATGCATTGGTTCGCCCAGATAGGAGGTGACAGTGGTACTCACAATTTTCCAGATAATCATCGGAACG ATGTGAAGCGCCGCCGAAGTCTCTACGATGAGGACTCCCTCGACGACGATCGTCCTGACGAGAACGAAG CACGAGACTCGACGGGAAGTGCGAAAGATGTTGACAGGGCGAGGCTCGTCCGTGAAAGGCAGAACGAAGAACGACAACGGAAGCTGGAAGAGCTGAGACAACAGGCACTCGCCGCCCAACGTTTTCGGGAACAGCGAGAGGAGGAACGTCGAAGACGCATCGACGAGCTGAGGTCGCGAGATAATGACAG ACGGAACCAGgtagaagaaaggaaacgattGATATGCGAGGCAGAGCGAGAAAGGCGGGAGGCTATCCTCCGAAAGAATCAGGAGAGGGAGGCACGCATCGaggcaaaaaagaagaatgagagatCGCACATCGTTTTTGCGTTCGGCAGTTCGACACCACGAATGTTGGAGCCAGCTGATACCGGTGGTTCGACCTTCTGGGGTACACGCAGAGCCACTTCGACGACCAACGTCATGATGTTTTCAGCGGCTCAGCCTTTGACCAGGAGATCCTCCGAAAGAGAACTCGATGGCAGCAAGAAAAGAGCTACTTCCGCCGGTGGACTCGACAGAAAGCCCGGCGAAG ATATGAGAATGTCCTCGTCCATGTACGAGGTGTTCAATTGGAATTCTAGCCCCGATCCTCCCTTAACCCCTGGCAAACATAAGAGAGCCAGCCTCTCTCTGCCTCCTACTACAGACATCTTTGCCATCGATGATAAGTCTGATAACGATACTAGGCGTCCAATGATTCAGCGGGCTGTCAGTG GTGAGGATAGCGACGGAACACCAGGAACACCCAGTTCGGTCTATCTTCGAGTGAATAGGAGACGTACAGACCTGATGCCGACGATACCATCACCCCGTGATGGACCACCGACGTCCGGACGTAGCTCCTCGGCCAAGGCCTTCGCACGTTCCCCAGGTAGGACTTACTCGATGTCGAGACTGGACCAGCTATCTCAGCCTAGGAAACGTCCGACAGAGCTTAGTACATTGACGGAACAGCAAAGTCAGCCTCTCAGTGGTTCTAGCATGAGTCGCAGCATGTCGCACTTGGCTGCTGCCTCAGGAAGCAAGAGCCTTAAGCGCTCGGATAATTCTCGTAGCATGGGTACATTGCCGGGTGCAGTTCCGATGCCGAGACCTACCAGGGCTGAAAGATTGCGTCGAAAGGCTCGTGAGCTTCACAATCAACAGCAGCAAG GTATCCGCAGCGGGGAGGTGACACCGAACAGCCCATCACGACCGCACAGCTCCATGAGCCAGCAAAGTGCCAGCAGCGTGGGTAGCAGTAACGTCAATCTGCGTCCTCGTACGGCTGCTCCGCGTCGACCGCGACCTGCTTCTATCGCCGGTACCGGCGTTTCGGTCACAGAGCGACACA ATCTCTCAGGTGACGCAAAATTAACAAAGGATTCAAAGCCACCACTGCCAAAGGTCCATAGTACTCCAAAGAAACCTTCTACGCCTAAAGCAAGCGAGATAAAGAAACCGACGGAAAAATTAGTAAAGAATGCAAAGGCATCGCCACGGATAACACCAAAGGCGACGCCTTTGCAGAGTCCAGGTGTCGAGCATTCGCCGCTCATTCGCGAAGCCACTGAAATAATTGGACATGAAAATGACATTAAAAATGGTAAATCGGAAGAAAGgaacgaggaaaagaaggatcATGGTTCAGAGAAAGCACAg GACGTAGTAGAGACAGAATTAGTTGATAACGAAGACAAAAACGagattaaaaacgaaattaaaaatgaagttaAGAATGAAGGTCCGATAGTCGAACAACCGGTACCAGTAGCCGCTATCAAACAAGCCAAGGATGATAGCAATTTCATGCAAGAAACGTTGTCCTCTCAAGAATCCACGttgaaaaaagatgataataataaagtagagaagatagaaaagaaattgacgaTGGAACAGGAAGGTGAAAGCGAAGTCGATAACGAGGAACAGATCGACATGTCTG CTTCGATGATCGCAAAAATTAGAATCACGACGGAAGAGGAAGCCAAAGCTGCCTTGGCGGAACGCAGAAGATTAGCTCGAGAACAAGCGGAAAGGGAAGCGGAGCTTGAGCGTTTACGATTG GAAGAGGAAGCTCGTTTGGAAGCTGAAAAATTACGTGCCGAAGAGGAGGAGCAACGACGCTTGGAAGAGGAAACTTTACGTCTGGCGAACGAAGCACGACAGGCTGAAGaacaaagattaaaattaGCGATCGAAGAAGCAAAACGTCGGGAGGAGGAAGATCGAAGAAGACGAGAGGAAGAGGCTCGTCAGAagcaagagaaggaagaggctgagaagaaagcgagagaagaagtagaaag ACAACGAATAGAAATGGCCGAACgtttgaaaaaggaagaggaagagagacttGCTCGACGTAAACGCGTCGAGGCGATTATGCTTCGAACACGTGGAAAAAATCAGTCCAATACACCGACGAAG GGGGAGGGCGGAGACggtgataaattaaaagaagacaGTCCTagcgatgaaaataaatcagcTCCCGGTAGTAAAAACGAAGACGTTATGACAGCGAGTTTAATATCTGAAGCTACTCAGCAATTTTTAAGCAGCGAGCAGCGAGCTCATCACGTAGAAAACGTTACCGCGCCAGCTATCGTGCATAATGGCACGCACAGTAACGgcattaatgaaaataaaatagtattgGATAATAATCAGGGTAACGTCGAGGGAGGATTAAATGGTCATCACACGAATCACGGGAACGATATCAACAGTCAATCGATCACACTGGATAATGCCACCGT CAAACAAAACAACGTGACCAACAACCTGTTAGACCTGTCAGAATTCGATACTCTGAGTAATAACAGTAGTGGTCCAACGCTTGAATTGACGCTCAACATGGCCAAGGAAGACACGCTCAACTCGAACTTGAATCCAACAGCCGTACCATTTACACCAATGGCAAATACCTTTACGTCTGCTGGTGCTAATGCCAACATCAATCCTTTCCAAGATGCTTACGTGAATAATAAACAACAAGAGAGCAATCAAATGTCAG ATCTTTTGTCCTaa
- the LOC122637828 gene encoding MAP7 domain-containing protein 2-like isoform X12 yields the protein MWCCKRLESSQWPVTTIVRAGAASEEINQRTSSAHNRHSLTKEETMHWFAQIGGDSGTHNFPDNHRNDVKRRRSLYDEDSLDDDRPDENEARDSTGSAKDVDRARLVRERQNEERQRKLEELRQQALAAQRFREQREEERRRRIDELRSRDNDRRNQVEERKRLICEAERERREAILRKNQEREARIEAKKKNERSHIVFAFGSSTPRMLEPADTGGSTFWGTRRATSTTNVMMFSAAQPLTRRSSERELDGSKKRATSAGGLDRKPGEDMRMSSSMYEVFNWNSSPDPPLTPGKHKRASLSLPPTTDIFAIDDKSDNDTRRPMIQRAVSGEDSDGTPGTPSSVYLRVNRRRTDLMPTIPSPRDGPPTSGRSSSAKAFARSPGRTYSMSRLDQLSQPRKRPTELSTLTEQQSQPLSGSSMSRSMSHLAAASGSKSLKRSDNSRSMGTLPGAVPMPRPTRAERLRRKARELHNQQQQGIRSGEVTPNSPSRPHSSMSQQSASSVGSSNVNLRPRTAAPRRPRPASIAGTGVSVTERHNLSGDAKLTKDSKPPLPKVHSTPKKPSTPKASEIKKPTEKLVKNAKASPRITPKATPLQSPGVEHSPLIREATEIIGHENDIKNGKSEERNEEKKDHGSEKAQDVVETELVDNEDKNEIKNEIKNEVKNEGPIVEQPVPVAAIKQAKDDSNFMQETLSSQESTLKKDDNNKVEKIEKKLTMEQEGESEVDNEEQIDMSASMIAKIRITTEEEAKAALAERRRLAREQAEREAELERLRLEEEARLEAEKLRAEEEEQRRLEEETLRLANEARQAEEQRLKLAIEEAKRREEEDRRRREEEARQKQEKEEAEKKAREEVERQRIEMAERLKKEEEERLARRKRVEAIMLRTRGKNQSNTPTKGEGGDGDKLKEDSPSDENKSAPGSKNEDVMTASLISEATQQFLSSEQRAHHVENVTAPAIVHNGTHSNGINENKIVLDNNQGNVEGGLNGHHTNHGNDINSQSITLDNATVKQNNVTNNLLDLSEFDTLSNNSSGPTLELTLNMAKEDTLNSNLNPTAVPFTPMANTFTSAGANANINPFQDAYVNNKQQESNQMSDLLS from the exons ctGGAGCCGCTTCTGAGGAAATTAACCAAAGGACCAGTTCTGCACACAATCGCCACTCTCTCACGAAGG AAGAAACAATGCATTGGTTCGCCCAGATAGGAGGTGACAGTGGTACTCACAATTTTCCAGATAATCATCGGAACG ATGTGAAGCGCCGCCGAAGTCTCTACGATGAGGACTCCCTCGACGACGATCGTCCTGACGAGAACGAAG CACGAGACTCGACGGGAAGTGCGAAAGATGTTGACAGGGCGAGGCTCGTCCGTGAAAGGCAGAACGAAGAACGACAACGGAAGCTGGAAGAGCTGAGACAACAGGCACTCGCCGCCCAACGTTTTCGGGAACAGCGAGAGGAGGAACGTCGAAGACGCATCGACGAGCTGAGGTCGCGAGATAATGACAG ACGGAACCAGgtagaagaaaggaaacgattGATATGCGAGGCAGAGCGAGAAAGGCGGGAGGCTATCCTCCGAAAGAATCAGGAGAGGGAGGCACGCATCGaggcaaaaaagaagaatgagagatCGCACATCGTTTTTGCGTTCGGCAGTTCGACACCACGAATGTTGGAGCCAGCTGATACCGGTGGTTCGACCTTCTGGGGTACACGCAGAGCCACTTCGACGACCAACGTCATGATGTTTTCAGCGGCTCAGCCTTTGACCAGGAGATCCTCCGAAAGAGAACTCGATGGCAGCAAGAAAAGAGCTACTTCCGCCGGTGGACTCGACAGAAAGCCCGGCGAAG ATATGAGAATGTCCTCGTCCATGTACGAGGTGTTCAATTGGAATTCTAGCCCCGATCCTCCCTTAACCCCTGGCAAACATAAGAGAGCCAGCCTCTCTCTGCCTCCTACTACAGACATCTTTGCCATCGATGATAAGTCTGATAACGATACTAGGCGTCCAATGATTCAGCGGGCTGTCAGTG GTGAGGATAGCGACGGAACACCAGGAACACCCAGTTCGGTCTATCTTCGAGTGAATAGGAGACGTACAGACCTGATGCCGACGATACCATCACCCCGTGATGGACCACCGACGTCCGGACGTAGCTCCTCGGCCAAGGCCTTCGCACGTTCCCCAGGTAGGACTTACTCGATGTCGAGACTGGACCAGCTATCTCAGCCTAGGAAACGTCCGACAGAGCTTAGTACATTGACGGAACAGCAAAGTCAGCCTCTCAGTGGTTCTAGCATGAGTCGCAGCATGTCGCACTTGGCTGCTGCCTCAGGAAGCAAGAGCCTTAAGCGCTCGGATAATTCTCGTAGCATGGGTACATTGCCGGGTGCAGTTCCGATGCCGAGACCTACCAGGGCTGAAAGATTGCGTCGAAAGGCTCGTGAGCTTCACAATCAACAGCAGCAAG GTATCCGCAGCGGGGAGGTGACACCGAACAGCCCATCACGACCGCACAGCTCCATGAGCCAGCAAAGTGCCAGCAGCGTGGGTAGCAGTAACGTCAATCTGCGTCCTCGTACGGCTGCTCCGCGTCGACCGCGACCTGCTTCTATCGCCGGTACCGGCGTTTCGGTCACAGAGCGACACA ATCTCTCAGGTGACGCAAAATTAACAAAGGATTCAAAGCCACCACTGCCAAAGGTCCATAGTACTCCAAAGAAACCTTCTACGCCTAAAGCAAGCGAGATAAAGAAACCGACGGAAAAATTAGTAAAGAATGCAAAGGCATCGCCACGGATAACACCAAAGGCGACGCCTTTGCAGAGTCCAGGTGTCGAGCATTCGCCGCTCATTCGCGAAGCCACTGAAATAATTGGACATGAAAATGACATTAAAAATGGTAAATCGGAAGAAAGgaacgaggaaaagaaggatcATGGTTCAGAGAAAGCACAg GACGTAGTAGAGACAGAATTAGTTGATAACGAAGACAAAAACGagattaaaaacgaaattaaaaatgaagttaAGAATGAAGGTCCGATAGTCGAACAACCGGTACCAGTAGCCGCTATCAAACAAGCCAAGGATGATAGCAATTTCATGCAAGAAACGTTGTCCTCTCAAGAATCCACGttgaaaaaagatgataataataaagtagagaagatagaaaagaaattgacgaTGGAACAGGAAGGTGAAAGCGAAGTCGATAACGAGGAACAGATCGACATGTCTG CTTCGATGATCGCAAAAATTAGAATCACGACGGAAGAGGAAGCCAAAGCTGCCTTGGCGGAACGCAGAAGATTAGCTCGAGAACAAGCGGAAAGGGAAGCGGAGCTTGAGCGTTTACGATTG GAAGAGGAAGCTCGTTTGGAAGCTGAAAAATTACGTGCCGAAGAGGAGGAGCAACGACGCTTGGAAGAGGAAACTTTACGTCTGGCGAACGAAGCACGACAGGCTGAAGaacaaagattaaaattaGCGATCGAAGAAGCAAAACGTCGGGAGGAGGAAGATCGAAGAAGACGAGAGGAAGAGGCTCGTCAGAagcaagagaaggaagaggctgagaagaaagcgagagaagaagtagaaag ACAACGAATAGAAATGGCCGAACgtttgaaaaaggaagaggaagagagacttGCTCGACGTAAACGCGTCGAGGCGATTATGCTTCGAACACGTGGAAAAAATCAGTCCAATACACCGACGAAG GGGGAGGGCGGAGACggtgataaattaaaagaagacaGTCCTagcgatgaaaataaatcagcTCCCGGTAGTAAAAACGAAGACGTTATGACAGCGAGTTTAATATCTGAAGCTACTCAGCAATTTTTAAGCAGCGAGCAGCGAGCTCATCACGTAGAAAACGTTACCGCGCCAGCTATCGTGCATAATGGCACGCACAGTAACGgcattaatgaaaataaaatagtattgGATAATAATCAGGGTAACGTCGAGGGAGGATTAAATGGTCATCACACGAATCACGGGAACGATATCAACAGTCAATCGATCACACTGGATAATGCCACCGT CAAACAAAACAACGTGACCAACAACCTGTTAGACCTGTCAGAATTCGATACTCTGAGTAATAACAGTAGTGGTCCAACGCTTGAATTGACGCTCAACATGGCCAAGGAAGACACGCTCAACTCGAACTTGAATCCAACAGCCGTACCATTTACACCAATGGCAAATACCTTTACGTCTGCTGGTGCTAATGCCAACATCAATCCTTTCCAAGATGCTTACGTGAATAATAAACAACAAGAGAGCAATCAAATGTCAG ATCTTTTGTCCTaa